A section of the Streptomyces sp. SCL15-4 genome encodes:
- a CDS encoding DUF6087 family protein, with protein MDDEPLAEWAERRDARIGQLRAVPLVTGDGPRASHLNPEAPRAIQRWNGHLWEPHGFAANLAEARRLLFPRPEAAPAPEAAPRLGPGTGRHRKPETPRQPRERFPAPRVAAPTMAAYEDLGGRRVGLYPEESRRSAMTCTNVRSGRQVPGAAVGCSEPHPLGAVRVHSQAEVGVWG; from the coding sequence ATGGACGACGAACCGCTCGCCGAGTGGGCCGAGCGCCGGGACGCGAGGATCGGGCAGCTTCGCGCCGTACCCCTCGTGACCGGCGACGGCCCGCGGGCATCGCATCTGAATCCCGAGGCACCCCGCGCGATCCAGCGGTGGAACGGACACCTGTGGGAGCCGCACGGCTTCGCGGCGAATCTCGCGGAGGCGCGCCGCCTCCTGTTCCCGAGGCCCGAGGCCGCCCCGGCCCCGGAGGCAGCGCCGAGACTCGGCCCGGGAACCGGCAGACATCGGAAGCCCGAGACGCCGCGCCAACCCCGAGAACGGTTTCCGGCCCCGCGAGTCGCGGCTCCCACGATGGCCGCTTACGAAGACCTAGGCGGCAGACGAGTCGGGCTGTACCCCGAGGAGAGTCGCCGCAGTGCTATGACCTGCACAAACGTGCGTTCAGGCCGGCAGGTTCCAGGAGCGGCCGTCGGGTGCTCCGAGCCACACCCGTTGGGTGCCGTCCGGGTCCACAGTCAGGCCGAGGTCGGAGTGTGGGGGTGA
- a CDS encoding MMPL family transporter — MKNLPVRMAGWSAAHPWRGIAGWLAFVVLCLGIGISVGTNAATSEDFRIGEAGRGEAIAAEGGLQQRPVEHVLITAGPGTGRLDRRAADAAAADITALMSRLPEVRSVAGPVHNARYSAVRVTVTLNGPELEGKKHVEPLLAQTAAVRKAHPGLRIEETGSPSISKGVEKLRGDDLSRTEVIALPVTLVTLLLVFSSLAMALVPLLLALSSIVAAVGLSMAASHVFPDAGVGTNVILLIGLAVGVDYTLFYLKREREERARGGGRLSPRAVVEIAAATSGRAVVLSGLAVAVSSATLYLADDVIFSSIATGAIVVTLVAVVSSLTVLPALLAKMGMRAERRAERGLAPKKPRTYRAGPGRLTAAVLRPVARRPAATLLVAVLALLALAAPVLGLKLTDMGRETHSRSIAAMRVYDRLNAAFPELKSMHQVVVRAGADRSAEVTAALRQLAADVEDDPRLSGTSTLTTSPDRRISMLQLQVPHYVSTNQAQTSLKDLRERYVPETVGAVKGAETAVTGDVARYADYPAHQEQKLPLIIGALLLVTFAMTVWAFRSVVLALVGVVLNLLSAGASLGILVLVFQHTWAEQLVDFTSTGSIGSRVPLFLFVILFGLSMDYQVFVISRVREAALRGVPTRRAVIEGIGSSAGVVTSAAVVMVTVFASFAALHLIEMKQIGFSLAVAVLLDAFVIRMLVLPSLMLLLGEANWWPAHGPRRTRAAAGPAPRPLETVS, encoded by the coding sequence ATGAAGAATCTTCCTGTGCGCATGGCCGGCTGGAGTGCCGCCCACCCCTGGCGGGGCATCGCCGGCTGGCTGGCGTTCGTCGTGCTGTGCCTCGGCATCGGCATCTCCGTCGGCACCAACGCGGCGACCTCCGAGGACTTCCGTATCGGCGAGGCCGGCCGCGGCGAGGCGATCGCCGCCGAGGGCGGGCTCCAGCAGCGGCCCGTCGAGCACGTCCTGATCACCGCCGGGCCCGGCACCGGACGGCTCGACCGGCGTGCCGCCGACGCGGCCGCCGCCGACATCACCGCCCTGATGAGCAGGCTCCCCGAGGTCCGCTCCGTCGCCGGACCGGTGCACAACGCGCGGTACAGCGCCGTACGGGTCACGGTCACCCTCAACGGCCCCGAGCTGGAGGGCAAGAAGCACGTCGAGCCGCTGCTCGCGCAGACCGCCGCCGTACGGAAGGCCCACCCGGGGCTGCGCATAGAGGAGACCGGGTCGCCCTCCATCAGCAAGGGCGTCGAGAAGCTGCGCGGCGACGACCTCTCGCGCACCGAGGTCATCGCCCTGCCGGTCACCCTCGTCACCCTGCTGCTGGTCTTCAGCTCCCTCGCCATGGCCCTCGTACCGCTGCTGCTCGCCCTGTCCTCGATCGTGGCGGCCGTAGGACTGTCGATGGCGGCCTCGCACGTCTTCCCGGACGCGGGCGTCGGCACCAACGTCATCCTGCTGATCGGCCTCGCCGTCGGCGTCGACTACACCCTCTTCTACCTCAAGCGGGAGCGGGAGGAACGGGCCCGCGGCGGCGGCCGGCTGAGCCCGCGGGCCGTGGTCGAGATCGCCGCCGCCACCTCCGGCCGCGCCGTCGTCCTCTCCGGGCTCGCCGTCGCCGTCTCCAGCGCCACCCTCTACCTCGCCGACGACGTCATCTTCTCCTCCATCGCCACCGGCGCCATCGTCGTCACCCTCGTCGCCGTCGTCAGCTCCCTGACGGTGCTGCCCGCGCTGCTCGCCAAGATGGGCATGCGCGCCGAGCGCCGGGCCGAGCGCGGGCTCGCGCCGAAGAAGCCGAGGACGTACCGGGCCGGGCCCGGGCGGCTCACCGCCGCCGTGCTGCGGCCCGTCGCCCGCCGCCCCGCCGCCACCCTCCTGGTCGCGGTCCTCGCGCTGCTCGCCTTGGCCGCCCCGGTCCTCGGCCTGAAGCTCACCGACATGGGCCGCGAGACACACTCCCGTTCCATCGCCGCCATGCGGGTCTACGACCGGCTCAACGCGGCCTTCCCCGAGCTGAAGTCCATGCACCAGGTCGTCGTCCGCGCCGGCGCCGACCGCTCCGCCGAGGTCACCGCGGCCCTGCGCCAACTCGCCGCCGACGTCGAGGACGACCCGCGCCTGAGCGGCACGTCCACCCTGACCACCTCGCCCGACCGGCGGATCAGCATGCTCCAGCTCCAGGTTCCGCACTACGTCAGCACCAACCAGGCGCAGACCTCGCTCAAGGACCTCCGCGAGCGCTACGTCCCCGAGACCGTCGGCGCGGTCAAGGGCGCCGAGACCGCCGTGACCGGCGACGTCGCCCGCTACGCCGACTATCCGGCCCACCAGGAACAGAAGCTGCCGCTCATCATCGGAGCCCTCCTCCTGGTCACCTTCGCCATGACCGTCTGGGCGTTCCGCTCCGTCGTCCTCGCGCTGGTCGGCGTCGTCCTCAACCTGCTGTCCGCCGGCGCCTCGCTCGGCATCCTGGTCCTGGTCTTCCAGCACACCTGGGCCGAGCAGCTGGTCGACTTCACCTCCACCGGATCGATCGGCTCGCGCGTCCCGCTGTTCCTCTTCGTGATCCTGTTCGGCCTGTCCATGGACTACCAGGTCTTCGTGATCAGCCGCGTCCGGGAGGCCGCCCTGCGCGGAGTCCCGACCCGCAGGGCCGTCATCGAGGGCATCGGCAGCTCGGCCGGCGTGGTCACCAGCGCCGCCGTCGTCATGGTCACCGTCTTCGCCAGCTTCGCCGCCCTGCACCTGATCGAGATGAAGCAGATCGGGTTCAGCCTCGCCGTCGCCGTCCTCCTGGACGCCTTCGTCATCCGCATGCTGGTGCTGCCGTCCCTGATGCTCCTGCTCGGCGAGGCCAACTGGTGGCCCGCGCACGGTCCGCGCCGCACCCGCGCCGCCGCCGGACCCGCCCCCCGTCCCCTGGAGACGGTGAGCTGA
- a CDS encoding sensor histidine kinase has protein sequence MTPWQQQPSDRLIPDRVLLWNTAGWILFGLLPTAGGVLDRSPARQYWMFGLLALIAVCHTVTLFRPPGRFLNRRVHLGVLALVLGATSYLLDGGAAFYVVSLPQFWFYTRTPRDAVAFSGLAAALTVFGGTLGQGWSPSFRTGNTVATVVAYAVGSGLALWLHRFVGQSNERQERLTAELVLTQEELALAHQRQGAAEERERMAREIHDTLAQGFASIVVLAEAARAALTADPDRSAHQLASIEQTARENLTEARVLVGSVPVSGVAPGSVATTLRRTLDRFAQDTGLTVTAELPDIDLDQRTRVALLRCTQESLANVRKHSGASTVGVVLGEVPGGVELEITDDGNGFVVAESRGFGLDGMRRRLAELDGELTVTSSLGDGTRILATLPTPGRADPEGTR, from the coding sequence GTGACCCCTTGGCAGCAGCAGCCGAGCGACCGGCTCATCCCGGACCGCGTCCTCCTGTGGAACACGGCGGGCTGGATCCTGTTCGGCCTGCTGCCGACGGCCGGCGGCGTCCTCGACCGGTCGCCGGCCCGGCAGTACTGGATGTTCGGCCTGCTCGCCCTGATCGCGGTGTGCCACACCGTCACCCTCTTCCGGCCGCCGGGCCGGTTCCTGAACCGCCGCGTCCACCTCGGCGTCCTCGCCCTCGTCCTGGGCGCGACCTCCTACCTCCTCGACGGCGGGGCCGCCTTCTACGTCGTGTCCCTGCCGCAGTTCTGGTTCTACACCCGCACTCCTCGTGACGCGGTCGCCTTCAGCGGCCTGGCCGCCGCGCTCACCGTGTTCGGCGGCACCCTCGGCCAGGGCTGGAGCCCGTCCTTCCGCACCGGCAACACGGTGGCCACCGTCGTCGCCTACGCCGTCGGGTCCGGCCTCGCCCTGTGGCTCCACCGCTTCGTCGGCCAGAGCAACGAGCGGCAGGAGCGACTCACCGCCGAACTCGTCCTCACCCAGGAGGAACTGGCCCTCGCCCACCAGCGGCAGGGCGCCGCCGAGGAGCGCGAGCGGATGGCCCGGGAGATCCACGACACGCTGGCCCAGGGCTTCGCCTCCATCGTCGTACTCGCCGAAGCCGCCCGCGCCGCCCTCACCGCCGATCCCGACCGCAGCGCACACCAGCTCGCCTCCATCGAGCAGACCGCGCGCGAGAACCTCACCGAGGCCCGGGTGCTCGTCGGCTCCGTACCGGTCAGCGGCGTGGCACCCGGCTCGGTCGCCACCACCCTGCGCCGCACCCTGGACCGCTTCGCGCAGGACACCGGCCTCACCGTCACCGCCGAACTGCCCGACATCGACCTGGACCAGCGCACCCGTGTCGCCCTGCTGCGCTGCACCCAGGAATCCCTCGCCAACGTGCGCAAACACTCCGGCGCCTCCACCGTCGGCGTCGTCCTCGGCGAGGTCCCCGGCGGCGTCGAACTGGAGATCACCGACGACGGCAACGGGTTCGTCGTCGCGGAGTCGCGCGGTTTCGGTCTCGACGGCATGCGCCGGCGGCTCGCCGAACTCGACGGCGAACTCACCGTCACCAGCTCCCTCGGCGACGGCACCCGCATCCTCGCCACCCTGCCCACACCCGGCCGCGCCGACCCCGAAGGAACCAGATGA